A section of the Agromyces aurantiacus genome encodes:
- a CDS encoding ABC transporter ATP-binding protein: MTTTLTGEPAVSARGLAKHYSANPALHGIDLDIARGSVFGMIGPNGAGKTTTMRLLLDIIRPSGGELRVLGESPRAGGAALRRRIGYLPGELHLATRVRGRELLAHYAEISGPVRPGAIEALADRLGVDLGRPVRSLSKGNKQKIGLIQAFMHEPELLVLDEPTSGLDPLVQQEFHAMLHEARANGQTVFLSSHVLSEVQQTAHDIAILKEGRIVERSTVAALRENAVRHVRVTVAEPDAATARAVLERLPGVTGVAPAPNGAGTVALSARLDSHVDAFVKAVAALDLVDLTVEEPDLEEMVLAYYGADVSASADAGTAEPAEVAR, from the coding sequence ATGACCACCACTCTCACCGGCGAGCCCGCCGTCTCGGCGCGCGGCCTCGCAAAGCACTACAGCGCGAACCCCGCGCTGCACGGCATCGACCTCGACATCGCCCGGGGAAGCGTCTTCGGCATGATCGGGCCGAACGGCGCCGGCAAGACCACCACGATGCGCCTGCTGCTCGACATCATCCGGCCCTCGGGCGGGGAGCTCCGCGTACTGGGCGAGTCGCCGCGCGCGGGCGGCGCCGCGCTCCGGCGCCGCATCGGCTACCTGCCGGGCGAGCTGCACCTCGCCACCCGCGTGCGCGGGCGCGAGCTGCTCGCGCACTACGCCGAGATCTCGGGCCCCGTACGGCCCGGCGCGATCGAGGCGCTCGCCGACCGGCTCGGGGTCGACCTCGGTCGCCCGGTGCGCAGCCTGTCCAAGGGCAACAAGCAGAAGATCGGGCTGATCCAGGCCTTCATGCACGAGCCCGAGCTGCTCGTGCTCGACGAGCCGACGAGCGGCCTCGACCCGCTCGTGCAGCAGGAGTTCCACGCGATGCTGCACGAGGCGCGCGCCAACGGGCAGACCGTGTTCCTGAGCTCGCACGTCCTGAGCGAGGTGCAGCAGACGGCGCACGACATCGCGATCCTCAAGGAGGGCCGCATCGTCGAGCGCTCGACCGTCGCGGCCCTGCGCGAGAACGCGGTGCGCCACGTGCGCGTCACGGTCGCCGAGCCGGACGCCGCCACGGCGCGCGCCGTGCTCGAACGGCTGCCCGGCGTCACCGGCGTCGCGCCCGCGCCCAACGGGGCGGGCACCGTCGCGCTCTCGGCGCGGCTCGACTCGCACGTCGATGCGTTCGTCAAGGCCGTCGCGGCGCTCGACCTCGTCGACCTGACCGTCGAGGAGCCCGACCTCGAGGAGATGGTGCTGGCCTACTACGGCGCCGACGTCTCGGCGTCGGCCGACGCCGGCACCGCCGAGCCCGCGGAGGTGGCACGATGA